One genomic window of Saccopteryx bilineata isolate mSacBil1 chromosome 4, mSacBil1_pri_phased_curated, whole genome shotgun sequence includes the following:
- the SLC25A29 gene encoding mitochondrial basic amino acids transporter yields MALDFLAGCAGGVAGVLVGHPFDTVKVRLQVQSLEKPQYRGTVHCFQSIIKQESVLGLYKGLGSPLMGLTFINALVFGVQGNTLRALGHDSPLNQFLAGAAAGTIQCVICCPMELAKTRLQLQDAGAARTYRGSLDCLVQIYRHEGLRGVNRGMVSTLLRESPSFGVYFLTYDVVTRALGCEPGDPLLVPKLLLAGGTSGITSWLSTYPVDVVKSRLQADGLRGVQRYSGILDCVRQSYRAEGWRVFTRGLASTLLRAFPVNAATFATVTIVLTYARGQEAGSEGEAVPAAAGGTLAQPSSL; encoded by the exons GTGCGGCTGCAGGTCCAGAGCCTGGAGAAGCCACAGTACCGAGGGACTGTCCACTGCTTCCAGTCCATCATCAAGCAGGAGAGT GTACTGGGCCTGTACAAGGGCCTGGGCTCGCCGCTCATGGGGCTCACCTTCATCAACGCCCTGGTATTCGGCGTTCAGGGCAACACCCTGAGGGCCCTGGGCCACGACTCGCCGCTGAACCAGTTCCTGGCGGGCGCGGCGGCGGGCACCATCCAGTGTGTCATCTGCTGCCCCATGGAGCTGGCCAAGACGCGGCTGCAGCTGCAGGACGCAGGCGCGGCCCGCACCTACCGGGGCTCCCTGGACTGCCTGGTGCAGATCTACCGGCACGAGGGCCTGCGCGGCGTCAACCGGGGCATGGTGTCCACTCTGCTGCGCGAGTCGCCCAGCTTCGGGGTCTACTTCCTCACCTACGACGTGGTGACGCGCGCCCTGGGCTGCGAGCCAGGCGACCCGCTGCTGGTGCCCAAGCTGCTGCTGGCGGGCGGCACCTCGGGCATCACGTCCTGGCTCTCCACCTATCCTGTGGACGTGGTCAAGTCGCGGCTGCAGGCCGACGGGCTGCGGGGCGTCCAGCGCTACAGCGGAATCCTCGACTGCGTGCGCCAGAGCTACCGCGCTGAGGGCTGGCGTGTCTTCACGCGTGGGCTGGCCTCCACGCTGCTGCGCGCCTTTCCAGTCAACGCCGCCACCTTCGCCACCGTCACCATTGTGCTCACCTATGCGCGCGGCCAGGAAGCCGGGTCCGAGGGCGAGGCTGTGCCCGCTGCTGCGGGGGGGACACTGGCCCAGCCCTCCAGCCTGTGA